The Archangium primigenium genomic interval AGGGCCGGCTGCGCCTGAGCGAGGCCGCTCCTCCGGCCGTGGTGCCCGAGGAGCAGCCCCGCCGCGCGGCGTGATGCGGGGGATGAGGGCCCCGCGGGCCGTTCAGGGCGTCGGCGGTGTGCCGGCGTCCGGCGCCGGGGCCGGCTCTCCGCGCAGCAGTCGCTGCTCCTTCCACACCGGCTCGGGGCCCTGGGTCGCCGGCTGGCAGTCCTCGTCGAGCGCCGTGGACGTCACCGCGCGCAGGGTGAGCCCCTGGGCATCGCAGCGCACCGCCTGGGTGGGGAAGTGGACCGGGCAGGGCGCGCCGCCGGGCGTGAAGGCGGTGGCCTGGGTATCGCCCACGAAGCCCTCGGCTGTCCGGTGCAGGACAATGCTCACCGTGGTGCCCGCGTCGGGGACGGGCTCGGCGGGCTCGCGCACCCGGGTCACCGCCAGACTCAGCGTGCCGCCGTCATCCTCGCCGAGGTAGCGAAACGCGCCGTTGTCCGCGTGGTGGTAGGTGCCCGCCTGGTTCTGCTCGCACCCCGGGGGAAGGGGAAGCGGGGGCACCGTGACGGGCGGTGCGGGGGGCCGGGCCGCGCAGCCGGCGAGGGCGGAGGCGAGTCCGCCGAGGACAATCCAGGAACGGTTGGGTGACATGCGGCCGCGATCTTCCCTTAGTTTGATTCCCCGCGTTCGACTCTCTAACCTTGGGGGCGCCATGCTCTTGCGCCGCGTTCTATTGTTCGCATTGGTCCTCTGCTCCGCCGCGCCCTCGTTCGCCCAGGACGATGATCTGCTCGCGCCACTGACGCCGCAGTCCTCGCCCAAGAGCAAGAGCAAGCCGGCCAAGACGCGCAAGCCCCCGGCGGCCAAGGGCAAGAAGCCCACCAAGGTGGCCGAGCCCGCCGAGGACACCGATCTGCTCGCGCCGCTCGTGAAGAAGACCGAGCTGCTCGTGAAGTTCAGCGGGGCGCTCCGGGGCACCCGGCTGTTCGTGGACGACAAGGAAGTGGGCCCGGTGAGCCGCACGCCCGTGGAGGTGGAGGCCGGCGAGCACACCATCGTGGTGCGCAAGATGGGCTACCGGGACTACTCCCGGCGCCTCACCTTCAAGGAGGGCGAGGTCACCGAGCTGAACGTGGCCCTGGAGGCCACGGCGGCCTTCGTGTCCGTGAAGGCGGACGCCGACGACGTGCGCGTGTCCATCAACGGCGAGGACAAGGGCGTCGCGCCGCTCGACAGCGTCATGGTGCCCGCGGGCGCCCTGGAGATCGCCGCCCGGCGCGAGGGCTTCCGCACCGAGACGCAGCGCATCGCCGTGCGCGCCGGCAAGGACTACACCATCGACTTCAAGATGCGGCCGGAGGCGCTGGCGGCGACGGATCAGCCCCGCGCCCCCAACCTCACGCCCGCCGTGCCCGCGCCCTCGCCGCTCCAGCCGCTGCCTCCCGAGGTGGCCACCAGCAAGCCCCTCACCTCGCGCTGGTACTTCTGGGCGGGCGTGGGCGCGGTGGTCGCGGGCGCCGCGGTGGGCGCCGTGATGGTGGCCAACTCCGGGCCGCCCACGCCGGACGCGGTCTGCAGCGGCCCGTGTGATGCCGTCATCAACGCGGGCCGTCCGGCCCCGGTCGGCGTGAGCTTCTGAGCCGCCCCTAGCGCAGGGCGCCGAAGCGCTCCGGGTGGGCGGTGATGTAGACCACCGCGACCGCCACCGCGAGCAGCAGCGGCGCGGCGCGCGCGAAGACGCGGGGGCCCGAGCGCAGGGCGATGCCCACCGGCAGCCCGAAGAGGAAGCCGCCCAGGTGCCCCGCCCAGCTCACGCCGGGAATCAGGCTGAGCGCGGCCACCTGCACCAGCCAGAAGATGATGCCCCGGCGGAACTCGCGCGTGGCCGTCACCAGCATGGCCCCGCCATAGCCGAGGATCATCCCCGAGGCGCCCACCGTGGCCACGTTGAAATTGAAGAGCAGGGCGAAGGCGGACGAGCCCAGCGCGGCGATGATCGACAGCAGCAGGAAGCGCCCGCTGCCGATCGCCCGCTCGAAGGGCCCGCCCAGGGAGTAGGCCACCCACATGTTGAAGCCCAGGTGCAGCAGGCCGCCGTGGGCGAAGATGAAGCCGAGCGTGCGCCAGTACTGGCCCGCGTCGACGAGGGGCCCGTAGAGCGCGAGCTGCTGGAAGACGGGGCCCATGCGGCCATTGACGGTGCCGCCCCCGCTCAAGAGGGTGTCCAGGACGAAGAGCGCCACCGCGCCGCCGATGACGGCCATGCACACGGGCGGCGGCCGGGGCAGCCGCGCCGCGGGCGGGTCCTCGGGGGGAAGGGGGGCCTCGTTCCGCTCGGGCTCGGGCGGCAGTTCCAGGGGGCCAGGGGGGCGGGAGGGAGGGGTCATCCAGTGTCCGGAAGGAGGGTGGGACATGGTAGTGCCGCCCCGGGCCCGGTGCTCGCTGGATTAACATGCCCGGCATGCCCGCCCATCCACGCCCCTGGCCCCTCGTGGCCCTGCTGCTCGTGCCGGGATTCGCCTCGGCCGGGGACCTCGTGCCTCCCGAGGTTCAGTTCTCCCTGCAACACCTCAAGCCGGAGGAGAAGGCGCGGGCGGCCCAGGCGCTCGGCCCGCTGGAGGCGCTGTCCAACTACCAGGTGCAGCTGGAGGTGGACGCCCCGGGGCGCTCGGTGAAGGGCCACCTGCGCGTGGAGTCGCGCGTGAAGGAGCGGGCGCTGGAGGCGGTGTACCTGCGCGTCACGCCCAACGCCTTCGATCCGCGGATGACGCTCGATGGGGCGAAGGTGAACGGCCAGTCCGTGACGCTCGAGCGGCCCGAGCACGGGCTCTACCGCTTGGCGCTGCCCGCGCCCGTGGCCCCGGGAGGCGCGCTGGTGGTGGAGGTGGACCTGGAGGGCAAGGTGCCGCGCGCGCAGCCCGGCACGGCCTCGCTGTTGGGCGCGCTCGGCGCCTCGGCGGGGGGAAGCTCCGGGGGCGACTACGGGGCCTTCTCCGCCACGGAGGACTTCCTGAGCCTGGTGGGCGTGGTGCCGCTGATGCCTCCGCTGGACGCCGCGGGCGCGCCCTGGGCGGGCCCCACGGGCGTGGGGGACCTGGCGCTGTACGAGCCGGCCAACGTGCTCGCCAGCGTGGTGGTACCCGCGGGCTGGAAGGTGCACGCCACGGGGGTGGCGATGGGCGAGGTGCCCCAGAAGGACGGCCGGGTGCGCTTCAGCTTCGCGGCGGGCGCGGTGCGCGACTTCCCGGTGTTCGCCTCGAAGGGCTACTCGAGCGCCACCACGACGGTGAATGGCGTGAGCGTGGAGAGCCACTTCGCCTCCCAGGACGCGGTGGCGGGCAAGCGCGTGCTCAAGTACGCGGGGGACGCGCTCGGCGAGTTCGAGCGGCGGCTGGGCCCCTTGCCCTTCAAGACGTTCCGGGTGGTGGAGGCGCCGCTGTCCGGTGGCGCGGGCGGCATGGAGTTCCCCGGGCTCGTGACCGTGGGCACCTCGCTCTACCGGAGCGTGGCCAACCCGGAGCGCGTGCTCGCGGACGTGCCGGGCATGGAGCAGATGAAGGGCCTCTTGGGGGCCCTGGGCTCAGACGCGGCGCCGCTCGCCCAACTGGGCAAGATGCTCGAGCGCACGCTGGAGTTCACGGTGGCCCACGAGGTGGCGCACCAGTACTTCGCGGGGCTGGTGGGCTCGGACCCCATCGCCTCGCCCGTGGTGGACGAGTCCCTGGCCCAGTACGCGGCGCTGCTCTACATGGAGTGGAAGTACGGCAAGGCCGTGGCGGAGCAGTTGCGGCAGGAGTCGCTCGTGGGCGCCTACCACATGATGCGCATGTCGGGCGGCAAGGACGCGCCGGCGGATCGGCCCACGTCCGACTTCCACGACTCCCTGGAGTACGGCGCGCTCGTGTACGGCAAGGCGCCCTTGCTGCACCACGCCTCGCGCAAGCTCATCGGGGACGAGGCCTTCTTCAAGGGCCTGCGCGCGTACGTGGACACGTACCGCTTCAAGTGGGCGTGTGGGGACTGCTTCACCCGGGAGCTGGCCAAGGCGAGCCCCGCCCATGCCCGCCAGCTCGAGCGCCTGCGGGTGCGCTGGTGGCGCGAGGCGCACGGCGACGAGGACCTGGGTCAGCCCAACCTGGGCGCGCTGCTGGGCGGCGCGGGCCTGGGCGGCCAGGTGGACGCCGAGACGATGAAGCTCATGAAGGAGCTGTTGCCGGGCCTGCTGGACATGGGCCAGGAGTAGGGCGCCCAGGCGCGTTCAGTCGAACAGCGCCTGGACGAACTCCTTGGGGTTGAAGCGGCGCAGGTCGGCGATCTTCTCGCCGACGCCCACCCACACCACGGGCAGCTTGAGCTCGTCGCAGATGCCGATGATGACGCCGCCCTTGGCGGTGCCGTCCAGCTTGGTGAGCGCGAGCGCGGTGACGCCCACGGCGTCGTGGAACTGGCGCGCCTGCTGGATGGCGTTCTGCCCGTTGGTGGAGTCGAGCACCAGCAGCACCTCGTGGGGCGCGCCGGGCATGGCCTTGTCGATGGTGCGCTTCACCTTCTTGAGCTCGTCCATCAGGCTCACCTTGGTGTGCAGCCGGCCCGCGGTGTCCGCGATGACGACGTCGGCGCCCTCGGCCTGGGCCTTCTTCACCGCGTCGAAGATGACCGAGCCCGGGTCTCCGCCCTCGGCGCCCTTGACGAGCTGGGCCCCGGCGCGCTCGGCCCACACGTCGAGCTGCTCGGTGGCGGCGGCGCGGAACGTGTCGCCCGCGGCGAGCACCACCTTCTTGCCCTGGCCGGTGAGCTGGGCGGACAGCTTGCCGATCGTCGTCGTCTTGCCCGCGCCGTTGACGCCCACCACCATCACCACGTGCGGGGGCCCGCCGCCCTCCAGCGTGCGCGGCACGGGCAGGTCCACGATGCGCGTCACCTCGTCGCGGATGAGCGCCTTGATGCGGCTCGCGTCCCCCAGCTCGTTGCGCTTGAGCTTGTCGCGCGCCACCTCCACGAGGTTGGACGCGGTGCGCACGCCGATGTCCGCGGTGAAGAGGATCTCCTCCATCTCCGCGAGCACCGACTCGTCCACCTGGCGGTTGGAGCCGAACAGCCCGTTGAGCCGCGCCATGAAGCCCTGGCTGCGCGTCTTGTCCAGGCCCTGGGCGAGCGTGCGGCCCGCCTCGGCCTGCACCTTGGCGCGCGCGGCGGCCTCCTCGGCCAGCCGCGCCTCTTCCACGGCCGCCGCGGCGCGCGCCTGCTCCTCGCGCACGAGCCGCTCGGACTCCTCGCGCTCGCGCTTGCGCCGCTCGCGCGTCTCGTCCTCGAGCGCCTTGCGCGCGCGGTACTCGACGCGCTTCTCCTCTTCCTCGCGCGCCTTGAGCTCGCGCACCTGGGCCTCCAGGCGGGCGCGCTCGGCGCTGTCCGTCGTGGCCCTCGCCGCGCGCGCGGCCTCCTCGCGCTGACGGCCGAGCGCCTCGGCGCGCGCGTGGATCTCCTCGGCCTCGCGCTGCCGGGCGAGCTCCGCCTCGCTGGGCGGCAGCTGCACGCGCAGCTCCGGGCGCGCCTCGGGCAGGGCGGGCGTGTCCTCGGGCGCGGGCTTCTGGCCGGGCAGCTCGGGGCGCCGCTTGAAGAAGAGCTTGCGCGCGGCGGCCACCATGAGCGCCACGAGCAGCACGGCGACGCCAATGCCCACCACGTCGCCCACGGGGCCGCCTCCGGGGGGCGGCGTGCCCGTCTGCGGCACCCCCGGCTGGGTGACGGGCGGAGCCGGCGGCTCGGAAGAGGGCGCCTGCGCGAGGAGGAAGGGGAGGGCGGTGGGCGTCTGCATGGCGCGCACCGCATATCGCAAGAGGCTCCCTCTGGCCTACCTCTCTTCGCCGCGAGGCGCCCTCGGGTGAACAGCCACGCGCGGGTGGATGCCGCGCGGGGAAGCCGGTAGAACCGGGGCCGTCATGCCCCGTCCCGCCTCCCTCGCCCTCCTGTTGTGCGTGTCCTCGCTCACCCCGGCCTGCATCGTGGAGGCACCCGGCGGCGCCAGCCCCAGCGAGCGGCGGCAGGCGGTGGTGGCCGAGGTGCCTCCCCTGAGCGTCAAGGGCGGCGCCAACTTCGAGGACGCGGTGGAGCTCGTGGGCGCGAGCGTGCAACCGGGGCGCATCACGCCGGGCGACGTGGCGCGCGTGACGGTCTACTTCAAGGTGCTCAAGCCCCTGGAGGAGGACTACACCATCTTCGTGCACGTGGAGGACGCGGAGCGGGCGGACCGCAACAACGTGGACCACAAGCCGGCCGGCGGCCTCTACCCCACGACCCAGTGGAAGCCCGGCGAGACCGTGAAGGACGAGTTCTCCATCACCATCGCCGGCACGTCCGCCGCGCGCACCATCAACCTGTGGATGGGCTTCTGGGATCCCAAGACGGACGGGCGGCTGCGGCTCAAGAACCCGGACGCCGTGCGCAACGACGGGCAGAACCGCATCCTGCTCATGCAGATCCCCGTGGCGCGCTGAGCCGCGCCAGGCGGGGGAGGCCCAGGGAAAAAAACCGGAGTGGCCCTGTAAGCCGAGTCTTGTCCCCACCCCTTTCGGAGTGGGCGGTGAACATTCATCTAGGGCCCTGGTTGCCCAGGGGCCTCATCAGCGAGCAACCCGAGCGCATGGGGCGGGCAACCCGTGTCCCCCGAGAGGGACGCGCTCCTATTGGCTCTTGCTCCAGGTGGGGTTTTCCGTGCCGTCCGAGTCACCCCGGACGCGGTGCGCTCTTACCGCACCGTTTCACCCTTACCGGCCCCTCGCGGAACCGGCGGTTTGTTTTCTGTGGCACTGTCCTGCGAGTCGCCTCGACTGGCCGTTAGCCAGCACCCTGCCCTGTGGAGCTCGGACTTTCCTCCCGTCACCCCGTCCCGCGGTGACCAGCGTTCACCCGGACCACTCCGGCAGGGGCCTCATACCACGAGGCGCGGCGCGCTTCATCCCCCGGCGGGAAAACTACTTCTCGGACGCGGGGGTCTCGAGCGCCTCGACGGCGTAGATGATGCGGTTGCAGGACGGGCACACGTCGGTGCCGAGCGACACGCGCAGGTTGTTGTAGAGCTGCGGCGGCACGTTCATCCGGCAGCCCAGGCACGTGCCGCCGAACACCACGCCCACCATCGCCGGCAACTTCTTCTTGCGGATGGTCTCGTAGCGGCGCAGCAGGGTGGCGTCCACGCTCGAGGACACCGAGGCGCGCTTGGTCTCGAGCTCCTTGACCTGACCCTCGGCCTGGCTCTGCTTGGAGCGCAGGTCCGTCATGCGTCCGGACAGGTCCTCCTGGCGCTTGGCGAACTCGGCCTCCTTGCCCTTGATGGCCTCGCGCGCCGCGCCGAGCGTCTTGCTCAGCTCGACGAGCTCGTCGGCCATGGTCTGGTTGGCCTTCTTCGCGATGTCGATTTCCCGGGCGAGCGCGGAGTACTCGCGGGTGGAGCGCTGCTCGGCGAGCCGCGCCTCCCACTTCTTCACCTTGTCCTTCTCGTCGGTGATGTTCTGCTCGAGCGTGCTCTTCTGCCGCTCGATGTCCGCCACGCGGCTGCGCTCCGCCTCGAGGGCACTGCGCGCGGAGCCCAACTCGCGCTCCAGCTCCGCCAGCTGCCGGGGGTGCACGTCCGCGGCCTTCTGGAGCGAGGCGACCTCGAGGTCCACCTTCTGCAGCTCCACCAGTGCCTTCAGTTTCTCCCGCAAAATCGTCTGCCTCCATGGGCCCGACCCCGGGGCCCGCGCCCTTCTACCAACAAGGGTTTAAAGGGTCCAACCCACAAATCAGCCCACGCTCATCCTCAAGCCCACAGCCTCGCCTGTCCCCCGCTCAGCGTCCACCCGGGCGAGCCCTCGATTCCCCGCCTGGAAACCGGCGCATGGCGAAAAGTTTCCGTCCGGGCGGAAAGCTGCTACATCCCTGAACATGTCAGCCGGGGGACGAGCCATGCCACCCAAGAAGCCCATCGCGCCCAGGCGCGCGCCACGCCCCACGCGTTCCGTGAAGGCCCCCCTGCGTCGTCCCGTGGGGGTCCAGACGCTGGGTCCGGTGCGCTACGCCCAGGTGCGCCACGCCATCCATCAACTCGCCCTGGCCGAGCCAGAGCGGGCCTAAGCCCCCAAAAAAACGGGGGGCCCGCACCCAGCGTGGGTGACGGACCCCCCTGGAATGGGGAACGAGGCGCGAGCCGGGCTCAGATCTCGTCTTCGTCGTCCGAGGCCGCCTCGGCGTCCTCGTCCTCGAATTCGCCGCCCTCCTCGTCCTCGCTGGCCTCCGGCTCCTCCGGCTCCGGCGTGGGCTCGATGACCTTGGAGCTGGCCAGGCGTCCCCGACGGCTCTCGGGTTGCGGCTTGAGCGCGGGGCTCTCGCGCTGGTTCGCGCCGCACTTCGGGCACAGGGGGTCCGGCTTCTTCATGTCGTAGAACTTCGTGCTGCATTTGAAGCAGACGAACTTGGTGCCGAGATCGCTGGCGGGCATGCGCCACCTTCTATGTCAAGAGGGTAGGGGACGGCGGCTCTTAGTTGGGCTGGCAGGCGGAGTCAACCCAGTGGTTTGCACTCTAGCGCCTTGGGGTTAGCATTCCGCACGCTCGCCCAGGGTGTGCGTGCGTGGGACAGCCCTCTTGAACTTCTCCTGCAATAAGTGTCAGCGGCGGTACTCCATCGCGGACGACAAGGTCCGCGGCAAGACCGTCAAGGTGCGTTGTAAGAACTGCCAGAACGTCATCTCGGTGGAGGGGCCTCCCGCCGAGATGGAGGAGAGCACGCGCGTCGTGTCTCTGGCGGACGTGGAGCGGCTGCGTGAGCAGGACCGCTCGCTCGCCGAGGAAGAGGCGGCCGTCCAGTCCGCCCAGGTCGGCGGCTGGGAGGACGAGCCCACGCGCGCCATGCCCGCGGCGGAGGTCGCGGCCGCCTGGTTCGTGATGATCAAGAGCAAGCAGGAGGGCCCGCTCGACGAGCCCGCCCTGCGTGCCCTCGTGGTCGAGGGCACCATCTCCGCCCGGAGCTACTTCTGGCAGCAGGGCATGGCGGACTGGAAGCGGGGCCAGGACGTGCCCGCGCTCGAGTTCCTCTTCGTGGCCGAGGAGCCCGTCGCGGCGCCCGTGGCCGCGCCGCCCCCCATGATGGTCGCGCCGGAGCCCGAGCCGGAGCCCGCGCCCGCCGCGCGCTCCTCCACCTCCTGGCAGCCCGAGCCCGCGCCGCCCTCCCAGACGACCTGGAGCACCGAGCCGGAGCCCGAGCCCGCTGCCCGCGGTGCGTCCGCCTCCACGCCGTGGGAGTCCGAGCCGGAGCCCGCGCCCGCCGCGTCCGCCGAGAGCAACGCGCCCTCGGCGCAGCTCGGCGAGCTGTTCTCCGACCTGGACCTGCCGCAGTCCAACCCCGACGAGGACGGGGGCGAGCGGCCCCTGGTGGACCCCGGCGCGGATGACGAGCGCACGCCGCTGCCCGAGCCGGTGGCCGCCAAGGCGGGCCGCTCCGCGAACAAGCCGGTCGCCGCGCGGCGCTCGCCCGCGCTGAAGATCGCCCTGGTGCTCGTGCTGTTGGTGCTCCTGCCGGTGGTGCTGGTGGTGGCCCTCACCGAGACGCAGGTCATCCCCCTGCGCGTCACGCGCGTGGATGCCCAGGGCCGCGCGACGCAGGAGTCCGTGTCCCTCTTCTCGCCCGAGGGACCCGGCGCGCTGCGCGACCTGGTGACGGGCGGAGGCGCGCCGCCGCCCGCCGCGCCCCGGCCCGCCGCGCCGCCGAAGTCCGCCACGCCCGCGCCCGAGCCCACGGCGCCCACCGACGCGGCGCCGGGTGAGGCCCCGACGGGAGAGACCGCCGCCGCGCCCGGCGCGGCCGGGACCGAGGCGGTCGAGGACGACGAGCTCGCCGCGCTGGGGACCTCGGACGCGGCCCCCGCGGGTGAGTCCGCCACGGGGGGGGAGGCCGCCGCCCCCTCGGGGCCGGTGAAGGGTCCGCCCCAGGCCGATGTGGCGCGCGTGGTGGATGCCTCGCGCCCCAGCTTCAAGCCGTGCATCGACCAGGCGCTGCGCAAGAACCCCAAGCTGAAGAACGGCAAGCTCTTGCTCATCACCACGGTGGCCAGCTCGGGCGAGGTCAAGCAGGTGGCCTTCGACCGCCCGGACATCGGCGCCTCGCCCTCGGGCGAGTGCTTCAACGAGCGCGCGCGCGAGCTGGTGTTCCCCGCGTTCTCCGGTGAGGACGTCGAGGTGGAGATCCCGCTCGTCCTCAAGTCCCGCTAGTCGCGGGCGCTCACAGGTCGAAGTCGCCGGGAGGAGCCGCCTTCTTCGCGAGGGCCTTCTCCCGCGCCCGCCGCACCTCCTCGCGCAGCTGCTCGGTGGCGGCCGCGTCCACCCGCATCGTCTCCAGGTCCACCACGTCGCCCTCGCGCGCCTCGGGGGGCAGCGCGGCGCGAGGCCTCACGACCTCGCGCCCCTCGACGACGAGCACCGCCAGCGCCTCCTCGAAGCGATCCACGGTGGCCCGGCCCTTGAGCGGCGGGGTCTCAGATGCAGTCGTGGGCGTTGAAGCGTTTGCCTTCGGCTTCGGCGCGCGATTTGAAGACGAGCTTGTTCTGGTTCTTGATTTGTTTGGCGGCATAGCAGCTGGGCCTGTGGAAGAGACGCTTGGGGCTGTTCTTGCTGGCGACGAAGGCGCCGCCCTTTTCCTGCGCGGCGGGGGTCGGGCGCTCGGCGCGGGGGGACTTCGCGCCGGGCTCGGGCTTGGACTCCAGGTCGAGGTGCGCCGGCTCCTTGGCCTTGGTGGGGGCCTTGGCCGCCTCCACCAGGCCCTTGAGGATGAGGCCGCCCTCCGGGACCTTGTCCGAGCGCCGCTGGGTGGTGAGCACGAAGCGCTGGCCGTCCCCCACGGCGTGCACCTCGCCATCCCGGTCCGTGCGGAACAAGCGCGCGCCGGGCGACTCCAGGCGGCGGAGCACGTCCGGGGACGGGGCGCTCTCCGGGTTGCCCCGGCCCGTGGACAGCACGGCGCCCTGGGGCTGCACGGCCTCGAGGAACGCGGCGCTGGTGGCGGTGCCCAGGCCGTGCGCGCCCACCTTGAGCAGCGTGGAGCGCACGGGCACCTCCAGCTCCAGCAGGCGCCGCTCGGTCTGCTCCCGGGCATCGCCCATGAGCAGCACGGAGGTGGTGCCGTGGGTGAGCCGCAGGACGATGGAGTTGCTCTCCACGGCCCCGTCGCCGATGAGCAGTTTCTCGGTGGGCACGCGCGGCCAGAGCACGCTCAGCTCCGTGTCTCCGCCGAGCGGCAGCTTGAGGGGCTCCGCGCCCGGGGACTCCGGGGAGAAGATCTCCACGCCCTTGGCCGCGAGCGAGGCGAGCAGCGCGTCGTAGTCCGAGGGGGTGTTGGGCAGCTGGGGCTCGAGCAGCCGACGCGCGCCCACCGCGCCCACGGCCGCGGTCAGGCCGCCGTAGTGGTCGAGGTGGGGGTGGGTGAGGATGACCAGGTCGAGCTTGTTGGTGAGCAGCTCCGGCAGGCGGTTGGCCAGGTGGGTGCCCGCGAACGGCGGGCCGGCGTCGATGAGCACCGTGTGCCCGTCGGGCGAGACGATGAGCGTGGCGTCGCCCTGGTCCACGTCGAGGAAGTAGACGTGCAGCTTGCCGTCGGGACGCGGCCCGAAGTAGCGCAGCGCCGGGGCGGCCGGGGCGGCCTTCTCCACGGGCGGGGGCGCCGAGGCGGGCTGCTCGCAGGCCCCCAGCAGGCAGAGGCTCAGCAGCGCGGCCAGCGTCGAGATGCGACTCATGGTTTGCAGTCCTCCGAGGGACGGCGTTCCTTCATGGCGGAGGCGCGGTCCGGGTACACCGTGCGCTCCTGGGTCTTGGCCCGCTTGAGCGTGGCGCAGTCCTCGCGGTGGAAGACCTTGCTGCCCTTGAGGCTCACGAACCGGCCACCCTCGCCCCGGGGGGACGGGCCGCGCGGCTCGACGGAAATCTCCACCGGCCCGCTCTTCGTCCCGCGCGGCGTGTCCACCGGGGGCACGGCCCGCGCGCCCAGGCCCCGCACCACCACGGGCGCCGCGGCCGAGCCCCGGGCGGCGGTGAGGGTGACGCGCTCGCCGTCGCTCACCGCGCGCACCTCGCCGTCCCGGTCCGTGCGCCAGACGCGCGCGCCCACCTGGCCCAGCCTGTCCAGCGCCTCGCGCGTGGGGTGCCCGTAGTCGTTGCGCGCCCCACAGGAGATGACGGCCGCCTGGGGCCGCACCGCCTCGAGGAAGGGCGCCGTGGAGGAGTAGCGGCCGCCGTGGTGCGCCACCTTGAGCACGGTGGCCGAGTAGTCCTGGGGCTGGCGCAGCAGCCGCGCCTCCGTCTCCGGCTCCGCGTCCCCGGTGAACAGGAACGAGGTGTCGCCATAGGTCAGCTTGGCGACGATGGAGTTGGAGTTGGCGTCCGAGCGCGTGTTCTTCAGGAAGGGCTCCTGGGGCACGCGGGGCCAGAAGATGGAGAGCGTGGCGCCCTCGCCCAGGCCGATGCTCAGGGGCGCGTCGGGCGTGGCCGCGTTGGGCGTGGGCGTCATCACCTGCCCGGCCTCCTGGCCCACCACGTCCAGCACCTTGCGGTACGCGTCGCTCGGGTGGTCGAAGCCCGGGTCCATGAAGCGCCGCACCCCCACCGTCTGGATGACCCGGGACATGCCGCCCAGGTGGTCCAGGTGCGGGTGGGTGAGGATGATGAGATCCAACGGGCCGTTGACCAGTTGCTTCACCCGCGACACGAGGGAGATCTGCGCCTCGGGCGGACC includes:
- a CDS encoding ComEC/Rec2 family competence protein, yielding MSRISTLAALLSLCLLGACEQPASAPPPVEKAAPAAPALRYFGPRPDGKLHVYFLDVDQGDATLIVSPDGHTVLIDAGPPFAGTHLANRLPELLTNKLDLVILTHPHLDHYGGLTAAVGAVGARRLLEPQLPNTPSDYDALLASLAAKGVEIFSPESPGAEPLKLPLGGDTELSVLWPRVPTEKLLIGDGAVESNSIVLRLTHGTTSVLLMGDAREQTERRLLELEVPVRSTLLKVGAHGLGTATSAAFLEAVQPQGAVLSTGRGNPESAPSPDVLRRLESPGARLFRTDRDGEVHAVGDGQRFVLTTQRRSDKVPEGGLILKGLVEAAKAPTKAKEPAHLDLESKPEPGAKSPRAERPTPAAQEKGGAFVASKNSPKRLFHRPSCYAAKQIKNQNKLVFKSRAEAEGKRFNAHDCI
- a CDS encoding ComEC/Rec2 family competence protein is translated as MAFARLLLALLLLFAASPGQAASLRPLSVYFLDVGQGDAALVVSPTGKTVLIDAGPPEAQISLVSRVKQLVNGPLDLIILTHPHLDHLGGMSRVIQTVGVRRFMDPGFDHPSDAYRKVLDVVGQEAGQVMTPTPNAATPDAPLSIGLGEGATLSIFWPRVPQEPFLKNTRSDANSNSIVAKLTYGDTSFLFTGDAEPETEARLLRQPQDYSATVLKVAHHGGRYSSTAPFLEAVRPQAAVISCGARNDYGHPTREALDRLGQVGARVWRTDRDGEVRAVSDGERVTLTAARGSAAAPVVVRGLGARAVPPVDTPRGTKSGPVEISVEPRGPSPRGEGGRFVSLKGSKVFHREDCATLKRAKTQERTVYPDRASAMKERRPSEDCKP